From the genome of Pelobates fuscus isolate aPelFus1 chromosome 6, aPelFus1.pri, whole genome shotgun sequence, one region includes:
- the LOC134565858 gene encoding lysozyme C, milk isozyme-like — translation MKVLWVLLLASAAESMTLDKCTLAEELRNGSIVGYKQYTVEDYLCMALYTSDLDTSLHSSPSEYGIFQINSYWWCNDGRTVARKNLCGVLCRDFLDDNVKDDIKCLRRIVREPNGLEAWDGYKMHCKGKDLSYLTSEC, via the exons ATGAAAGTTCTGTGGGTCCTTCTTCTCGCTTCAGCTGCTGAAAGCATGACATTGGACAAGTGTACCCTGGCTGAAGAACTGAGGAATGGGAGTATTGTTGGCTACAAGCAATATACTGTAGAAGATT ATTTGTGCATGGCCCTTTATACTAGCGACCTTGATACTTCTCTGCACTCAAGTCCCTCGGAGTATGGCATTTTCCAAATCAACAGCTACTGGTGGTGTAATGACGGAAGGACTGTAGCACGCAAGAACCTGTGTGGAGTTTTGTGCCGAG atTTCTTGGATGATAATGTAAAAGACGATATCAAGTGCCTTAGACGGATTGTAAGGGAACCAAATGGATTAGAGGCTTG GGATGGATATAAGATGCACTGTAAAGGCAAGGACCTGAGCTATTTAACCAGTGAATGTTAA